The following proteins are co-located in the Dietzia timorensis genome:
- the metK gene encoding methionine adenosyltransferase has protein sequence MDQSRRLFTSESVTEGHPDKICDAISDSILDAMLEQDANARVAVETMVTTGQVHVAGEVKTTGYVEIPDIVRKRILDVGYDSSEKGFDGTTCGVSISIGAQSPEIGQGVDTSHEARTEGDSEDAIAKQGAGDQGLMFGYACSDTPELMPLPIALAHRLSRRLTEVRKDGTLPYLRPDGKTQVTIEYDGEKAVRLDTVVISTQHDPEIDLDTTLTDDLTEKVLKPVLADAADNIDTSDYRLLVNPTGRFVLGGPMGDAGLTGRKIIVDTYGGMARHGGGAFSGKDPSKVDRSAAYAMRWVAKNIVAAGLAERAEVQVAYAIGKASPVGLFVETFGTETAPVQDIQNAVSKVFDLRPGAIIRDLDLLRPIYSQTAAYGHFGRTDVDLPWERTDRTEELKAAIGNG, from the coding sequence GTGGATCAATCACGCCGCCTGTTTACCAGTGAGTCTGTCACCGAAGGTCACCCGGACAAGATCTGCGATGCGATCTCGGACTCGATTCTCGATGCGATGCTGGAGCAAGACGCCAATGCCCGTGTCGCCGTGGAGACGATGGTCACCACAGGTCAGGTCCACGTAGCGGGCGAGGTGAAAACGACCGGTTACGTCGAGATCCCCGATATCGTGCGCAAGCGCATCCTCGATGTCGGATACGACTCCTCGGAGAAGGGCTTCGACGGCACCACCTGCGGCGTGTCCATTTCGATCGGTGCGCAGTCCCCGGAGATCGGGCAGGGCGTGGACACCTCGCACGAGGCGCGCACCGAAGGCGACTCCGAGGATGCGATCGCCAAGCAAGGCGCCGGCGACCAGGGCCTGATGTTCGGGTATGCGTGCTCGGACACGCCCGAGCTGATGCCGCTTCCCATCGCGCTCGCGCACCGCCTCTCTCGCCGCCTCACAGAGGTACGCAAGGACGGAACGCTGCCGTACCTGCGTCCTGACGGCAAGACCCAGGTCACCATCGAGTACGACGGGGAGAAGGCCGTTCGCCTCGACACGGTGGTCATTTCGACTCAGCACGATCCGGAGATCGATCTCGACACCACGCTCACCGACGACCTCACCGAGAAAGTCCTCAAGCCGGTGCTCGCCGATGCGGCGGACAACATCGACACCTCCGACTACCGCCTGCTCGTCAACCCGACCGGGCGCTTCGTGCTCGGCGGCCCGATGGGCGACGCTGGTCTGACCGGGCGCAAAATCATCGTCGACACCTACGGCGGCATGGCCCGTCACGGCGGCGGCGCATTCTCCGGTAAGGACCCGTCAAAGGTCGACCGCTCCGCGGCGTACGCGATGCGCTGGGTGGCGAAGAACATCGTCGCCGCCGGTCTGGCAGAGCGGGCCGAGGTGCAGGTCGCCTACGCCATCGGCAAGGCGAGCCCGGTTGGCTTGTTCGTCGAGACCTTCGGCACCGAGACGGCGCCGGTGCAGGACATCCAGAACGCGGTCTCGAAGGTGTTCGACCTTCGTCCAGGCGCGATCATCCGCGACCTCGACCTGCTTCGGCCGATTTACTCGCAGACCGCCGCCTACGGCCACTTCGGTCGCACCGACGTCGATCTCCCCTGGGAGCGCACCGACCGCACCGAGGAACTCAAGGCGGCCATCGGTAACGGATAG
- the def gene encoding peptide deformylase, with protein MAIRPIRLYPDAVLRTRADEVPEIDAGVRKLVADMWDTMDHAEGVGLAAPQVGVSRRVFVYDDNEGHRGALVNPRYTVPGSDSEFDYEGCLSVPEIGGEIDRPLEIDVTGLDESGDEVRFHADGLLARICQHEIDHLDGIMFMQRLTGDARKEAMAAIRSAEWFGMPAIIGDLVFEELGTAEVEARQLSVADAQDR; from the coding sequence ATGGCTATTCGACCGATCCGGCTCTATCCCGACGCCGTCCTGCGCACTCGCGCCGATGAGGTGCCGGAGATCGACGCAGGAGTGCGCAAGCTGGTCGCAGACATGTGGGACACGATGGATCACGCCGAGGGCGTCGGGCTGGCGGCGCCACAGGTCGGGGTGTCCCGCCGCGTGTTCGTCTACGACGACAACGAAGGGCACCGCGGTGCGCTGGTCAACCCGCGCTACACCGTGCCCGGGTCTGACAGCGAGTTCGACTACGAGGGCTGCCTATCCGTGCCCGAGATCGGCGGGGAGATCGATCGACCGCTGGAGATCGATGTGACCGGTCTCGACGAGAGCGGCGACGAGGTTCGATTCCACGCCGATGGGCTGCTCGCGCGAATCTGTCAGCACGAGATCGACCACCTCGACGGCATCATGTTCATGCAGCGCCTCACCGGGGACGCCCGTAAGGAAGCGATGGCCGCGATTCGCAGCGCCGAGTGGTTCGGCATGCCCGCCATCATCGGGGACCTTGTCTTCGAAGAACTCGGCACCGCAGAGGTCGAGGCCCGGCAGCTCTCCGTCGCCGACGCTCAGGATCGATAA
- the rpe gene encoding ribulose-phosphate 3-epimerase, with product MSHPVVIAPSILSADFARLDAEIQRIPDADWIHVDVMDGHFVPNLTIGPPVAKAIKKVTDKPLDCHLMIEDPGRWVGDYVEAGATNVTFHVEATNDPVSIARKLRESGCGAGLTLKPGTSAENYLEMVSEFDLVLIMSVEPGFGGQSFMPDMLDKARAFRAEIDRLGLDTRLQIDGGISADTIAQAAAAGCDTYVAGSAVYGAEDPNEAVRTLRSLATS from the coding sequence ATGAGCCATCCAGTAGTGATCGCCCCGTCCATCCTGTCCGCCGATTTCGCCCGCCTCGACGCAGAGATTCAGCGCATCCCGGATGCCGATTGGATTCACGTCGACGTCATGGACGGCCATTTCGTGCCGAACCTGACCATCGGCCCACCGGTCGCGAAGGCGATCAAGAAGGTGACCGACAAGCCGCTCGACTGCCACCTGATGATCGAGGACCCGGGCCGCTGGGTCGGCGACTACGTCGAGGCCGGCGCAACTAATGTGACGTTCCACGTCGAGGCGACGAACGATCCGGTCTCCATCGCGCGCAAGCTCCGCGAGTCCGGATGCGGGGCGGGGCTCACGTTGAAGCCCGGCACGTCGGCGGAGAACTACCTCGAGATGGTGTCCGAATTCGATCTCGTGCTCATAATGAGCGTCGAGCCCGGCTTCGGCGGCCAGTCGTTCATGCCCGACATGCTCGACAAGGCGCGCGCGTTCCGTGCGGAGATCGATCGCCTGGGCCTAGACACGCGACTGCAAATCGATGGCGGGATCTCGGCCGACACCATCGCGCAGGCCGCGGCGGCCGGTTGCGATACCTACGTCGCGGGATCGGCCGTCTACGGCGCCGAGGACCCGAACGAGGCCGTCCGTACGCTGCGCTCGCTCGCCACGAGCTGA
- the coaBC gene encoding bifunctional phosphopantothenoylcysteine decarboxylase/phosphopantothenate--cysteine ligase CoaBC — protein sequence MVDQPGWEGGTKGRVIVGVGGGIAAYKACQLVRHFRERGHHVVVIPTESALRFVGAATFEALSGNPVSTDVFSDVPSVRHVNLGKQADLVVVAPATADLLARVAQGRADDLLTTTLLTASCPVLFAPAMHTEMWEHPATRRNVATLRADGATVMPPASGRLTGTDTGAGRLPEADEIGRLGELLLDNPGALPQDMIGLSVLVTAGGTLEELDPVRYLGNRSSGKQGHAIAAVAAARGANVTLITAAQHLPDPAAVETHRVISAHEMQEVLMEKAPGVDIVVKAAAVADFRPESVSESKLKKGADDEPETIRLRRNPDLLAGLVNARAEGAVPSDVTLVGFAAETGDANGSVLDHGRAKLTRKGCDLLIVNKVGRTEAFGQDTNAGWILRRGGGEEAVPTSGKYSVSARIFDAVLTFRRERADTASDTE from the coding sequence ATGGTGGATCAGCCGGGTTGGGAAGGCGGCACCAAGGGCCGCGTCATCGTCGGCGTCGGCGGCGGGATTGCCGCGTATAAGGCGTGCCAGCTCGTCCGACATTTCCGCGAGCGCGGCCACCACGTGGTGGTCATTCCCACCGAATCGGCGCTCCGCTTCGTCGGCGCGGCCACGTTTGAGGCGCTCTCGGGCAACCCGGTATCCACCGACGTGTTCTCCGATGTCCCGTCGGTGAGGCACGTGAATCTGGGCAAGCAGGCGGATCTTGTCGTGGTCGCGCCGGCGACGGCCGATCTACTCGCCCGCGTTGCCCAGGGTCGAGCAGATGACCTGCTCACCACGACGCTTCTCACCGCGTCGTGTCCCGTTCTCTTCGCCCCGGCGATGCATACCGAAATGTGGGAGCATCCGGCGACGAGGCGGAATGTCGCGACGCTGCGCGCCGATGGCGCCACCGTCATGCCCCCGGCTTCCGGCCGCCTCACCGGTACGGACACCGGTGCCGGCCGGCTGCCCGAAGCCGATGAGATCGGCCGGCTCGGTGAGCTCTTGCTCGATAATCCGGGCGCGCTTCCTCAGGACATGATCGGCCTGTCCGTCCTCGTCACCGCCGGGGGGACACTGGAAGAGCTCGATCCCGTTCGCTATCTCGGGAACAGGTCGTCGGGAAAACAGGGCCATGCCATCGCAGCGGTCGCCGCTGCACGCGGGGCGAATGTCACGCTGATCACCGCAGCACAGCATCTTCCCGACCCGGCTGCAGTAGAGACCCATCGGGTTATCTCCGCGCATGAGATGCAAGAGGTCCTGATGGAAAAGGCGCCGGGCGTGGACATCGTCGTCAAGGCCGCCGCCGTCGCGGACTTCCGTCCGGAGTCAGTCTCCGAGTCGAAGCTCAAAAAGGGTGCGGACGATGAGCCCGAGACGATTCGCCTCCGTCGAAACCCCGATTTGCTTGCGGGACTCGTGAACGCTCGCGCCGAGGGAGCGGTTCCTTCCGACGTCACTCTCGTTGGTTTCGCGGCTGAAACCGGAGACGCCAACGGCTCCGTGTTGGACCACGGGCGGGCGAAACTCACCCGCAAGGGGTGCGATCTGCTCATCGTCAACAAGGTTGGGCGGACCGAGGCGTTCGGGCAGGACACCAACGCCGGTTGGATTCTGCGCCGCGGCGGTGGAGAAGAGGCAGTACCGACGTCCGGGAAATATTCCGTCTCCGCGCGGATCTTCGACGCCGTGCTCACGTTCCGCCGAGAGCGTGCCGACACCGCCTCCGACACGGAGTAG
- a CDS encoding riboflavin synthase codes for MFTGIIRQIGEVTSIETDADIVRMRISGAEVLGDASLGDSIATSGVCLTITELPGDGSFVTELMGETMERSAMSQVQVGSQVNLEPAAQLHSRLDGHIVQGHIDGTGTLVHRSSGDKWDVLRFSIPAELAPLVVEKGSIAVSGVSLTVSAVSPADSDEHWFEVSLIPVTLADTTLGQLRDGDAVNLETDVVAKHIARLTEFSTNARQT; via the coding sequence GTGTTCACTGGCATCATTCGCCAAATCGGCGAGGTCACTTCCATCGAGACCGATGCAGACATCGTTCGTATGCGCATCAGTGGGGCAGAGGTTCTCGGCGACGCCTCCCTCGGCGATTCCATCGCGACCTCGGGTGTGTGCCTGACGATCACCGAACTTCCCGGCGATGGCTCGTTCGTCACCGAGCTCATGGGCGAGACTATGGAGCGTTCGGCAATGTCGCAGGTACAGGTCGGTTCTCAGGTCAACCTCGAGCCGGCCGCGCAGCTCCATTCCCGTCTCGACGGGCACATCGTGCAGGGCCACATCGACGGCACCGGGACACTGGTCCACCGCAGTAGTGGCGATAAGTGGGATGTGCTCCGCTTCTCCATTCCCGCGGAGCTCGCGCCGCTCGTCGTCGAGAAGGGCTCTATCGCCGTGTCGGGTGTCTCGCTCACCGTCTCCGCGGTCAGCCCCGCCGACTCGGACGAGCACTGGTTCGAGGTTTCGCTTATCCCGGTTACCCTTGCCGACACGACCCTGGGACAATTACGAGACGGGGACGCGGTGAACCTCGAAACCGACGTTGTGGCCAA
- the fmt gene encoding methionyl-tRNA formyltransferase: MRIVFAGTPETAVPSLKALIDSDGHEIAAVITRPDAPKGRGRTLHRSPVGEVADAAGIEVLTPTSGRDPELASALRELDVEAAAVVAYGNILPQDVLDIPRHGWVNLHFSLLPAWRGASPVNAAIAAGDEITGASTFRLEAAMDTGPVYGTITETIGAQDTAGELLERLAESGAGLLVATLNGIESGELVAVEQPSDGVSYSGKISSADARIRWDLPAFAVDRHIRSITPVPGAWTELDGQRFKIGAVTLPGGDSLPEQAAGLTAGELNWTKKSLFVGTASGPIVIDRLQPPGKKLMNAMDWVRGSHIEPGARFA, translated from the coding sequence ATGAGAATCGTATTCGCAGGTACTCCGGAAACAGCGGTTCCTTCCCTCAAGGCTCTCATCGACAGCGACGGGCACGAGATCGCCGCGGTGATCACTCGGCCGGACGCGCCGAAGGGGAGAGGACGCACGCTGCATCGTTCACCGGTCGGCGAGGTCGCGGACGCCGCCGGTATCGAGGTACTCACCCCGACGAGCGGCCGGGATCCCGAGTTGGCATCCGCGCTCCGCGAGCTCGATGTCGAGGCCGCTGCAGTCGTCGCCTACGGCAATATCCTTCCCCAGGACGTGCTCGACATTCCTCGTCACGGCTGGGTCAACCTACACTTCTCCCTCCTCCCCGCGTGGCGCGGCGCCTCTCCGGTCAACGCGGCAATCGCCGCCGGTGACGAGATCACCGGCGCGAGCACGTTCCGCCTCGAGGCCGCGATGGATACCGGCCCGGTGTACGGCACTATCACAGAGACCATCGGAGCCCAGGACACCGCAGGCGAGCTGCTCGAACGGCTCGCCGAGTCGGGCGCGGGCCTGCTTGTCGCCACGTTGAACGGAATCGAATCCGGCGAACTCGTCGCCGTCGAACAGCCTTCCGACGGAGTGTCCTACAGCGGGAAGATCAGTTCCGCCGACGCACGCATTCGATGGGACCTGCCTGCTTTCGCCGTCGATCGGCACATCCGATCCATCACACCGGTTCCGGGAGCATGGACCGAGCTGGACGGCCAACGCTTCAAGATCGGAGCTGTAACCCTGCCTGGAGGAGACTCCCTTCCCGAGCAGGCCGCCGGACTCACCGCTGGTGAGCTCAATTGGACGAAGAAGTCGCTCTTCGTCGGGACCGCGTCCGGACCCATCGTGATCGATCGACTACAGCCGCCGGGAAAGAAACTCATGAACGCCATGGACTGGGTACGAGGTAGCCACATCGAACCGGGGGCACGATTCGCATGA
- a CDS encoding primosomal protein N' — MAKPSSTRVPASDKPVARVLPLLGLPQLDRLFDYRVDEKDAVSVQPGVRVRVRFAGRLVDAFVYERADTSEHPRELHYIDRIVSDEVVVTPEIFALVDRVAARWVGARSDVFRLAIPPRHATAERSVAPADVATGEDAGTEDHAQVNPPELSEAWSAYPRAASFASAMTSGKPVRGTWTPAPGEDWAARLAELAFFAATGDRQSIIVVPDQRDVDIVSSRLKEAASDYGRAPGDIVELTASLGPQARYTRWLKVLRGHAKVVVGTRSAVWAPARHPGIIIVWDDGDDSLAEPRAPYPHAREVATLRSSLAHAPLLLAGPIRTPEVAALVEAGWAPEITAAPETKRQLPRIVAVTNADPVQARDVAGGHTRLPTVAMTMARQALDRGQPVLVQVPRSGYIPRLLCQQCRTPARCRRCNGPLAIGEANTDGAGALVCGWCGVHDVSYSCPECGSRRLRAGVVGASRTAEELGRMFPGTRIVRVSGSEKLSTAPEGPMLVVSTPGAEPTPERGYGAALLLDAWSLLSRPDLRATQQAFRRWVGAARLVVSHTDGGEVFCSAEASTDIAQALIRWDVDGFAHRELAERREVGFPPAAHLFAIDGASSDVMAVSDYVEDHGAERLGFVPEILGPVDVPSAEPLPGAAPDEIPERVLVRIPPNQVDQVSHALLAAVISRATRRDGSPVRIRLDPLHIG; from the coding sequence ATGGCAAAACCCAGTTCAACGCGCGTCCCGGCTTCGGACAAGCCGGTGGCGCGCGTTTTGCCGCTCCTGGGGCTGCCCCAGCTTGATCGTCTCTTCGATTATCGGGTCGACGAGAAGGACGCCGTCAGCGTGCAGCCGGGCGTGCGCGTGCGCGTGCGATTCGCCGGGCGGCTCGTCGACGCCTTCGTATACGAGCGGGCGGATACCTCGGAACATCCCCGAGAGCTGCATTACATCGACCGTATTGTCTCCGACGAAGTGGTCGTGACCCCCGAGATATTCGCACTCGTCGACCGCGTTGCCGCGCGGTGGGTGGGTGCACGCTCGGACGTGTTCCGGCTCGCGATTCCGCCGCGGCATGCGACCGCGGAACGCTCCGTCGCCCCTGCCGATGTGGCGACCGGCGAGGACGCGGGCACCGAGGACCATGCCCAGGTGAATCCGCCGGAGCTGTCCGAGGCGTGGTCCGCTTATCCGCGCGCCGCCTCGTTCGCGTCCGCGATGACTTCGGGCAAACCCGTGCGCGGAACGTGGACGCCCGCGCCGGGGGAGGATTGGGCGGCGCGGCTTGCCGAACTGGCGTTCTTCGCGGCCACAGGCGACCGGCAATCGATTATCGTTGTTCCCGACCAGCGCGACGTCGACATCGTCTCGTCCCGCTTGAAAGAGGCGGCGAGCGACTACGGGCGCGCACCTGGCGACATCGTCGAACTCACTGCGAGCCTCGGTCCCCAGGCGAGGTACACCCGGTGGCTCAAGGTTCTTCGCGGCCACGCGAAGGTGGTCGTCGGCACGCGAAGTGCAGTCTGGGCGCCGGCGCGGCACCCGGGCATCATCATCGTGTGGGACGACGGAGACGACTCACTCGCCGAGCCGCGTGCCCCGTACCCGCATGCGCGGGAAGTGGCGACGTTACGGTCGTCCCTTGCACATGCACCTTTGCTACTGGCGGGACCGATTCGTACGCCCGAGGTCGCGGCGCTCGTGGAAGCGGGTTGGGCGCCGGAGATCACCGCGGCCCCGGAAACCAAGCGACAACTTCCGAGGATCGTTGCCGTCACCAACGCCGATCCCGTGCAGGCCCGCGATGTCGCGGGCGGCCACACTCGGCTCCCGACCGTGGCGATGACGATGGCCCGGCAGGCGCTCGACCGAGGGCAGCCGGTACTCGTGCAGGTGCCGCGGAGCGGCTACATTCCCCGGCTTCTCTGCCAGCAATGCCGCACGCCCGCTCGTTGCCGTCGCTGCAATGGCCCGCTGGCTATCGGGGAGGCGAACACCGACGGCGCCGGCGCACTAGTGTGTGGCTGGTGCGGCGTGCACGACGTGTCCTACAGCTGTCCCGAATGCGGTTCGCGCAGGCTACGCGCCGGCGTGGTTGGGGCCTCGAGGACTGCGGAGGAACTCGGTCGCATGTTTCCCGGCACCAGAATTGTTCGAGTATCCGGATCCGAGAAACTTTCCACTGCACCCGAAGGGCCCATGCTCGTCGTATCCACCCCAGGGGCCGAACCCACTCCCGAGCGCGGCTACGGGGCTGCGCTCCTCCTCGATGCGTGGTCGTTGCTGAGCAGGCCGGACCTGCGCGCCACCCAGCAGGCATTTCGGCGCTGGGTCGGCGCGGCGAGGCTCGTCGTTTCGCACACCGACGGCGGGGAGGTGTTCTGTTCCGCCGAGGCATCCACCGATATCGCGCAAGCGCTGATCCGCTGGGACGTCGATGGTTTCGCCCACCGTGAGCTCGCCGAACGGCGCGAGGTCGGGTTTCCGCCAGCCGCGCACCTGTTCGCCATTGATGGTGCCTCCTCCGACGTCATGGCTGTGTCCGACTATGTGGAGGACCATGGCGCGGAGCGACTCGGATTCGTGCCGGAGATCCTGGGTCCGGTGGATGTGCCGTCGGCGGAACCGCTGCCAGGGGCCGCCCCGGACGAGATTCCTGAACGCGTACTCGTGCGGATCCCGCCCAATCAGGTGGACCAGGTTTCGCACGCGTTGCTCGCCGCGGTGATCTCTCGGGCCACCCGTCGAGACGGCAGCCCCGTGAGGATCCGCCTCGACCCGCTGCACATCGGCTAG
- the rpoZ gene encoding DNA-directed RNA polymerase subunit omega, whose product MAASGDETKTSSAPLYDTPVGITNPPIDELLERASSKYSLVIFAAKRARQINDYYNQFADGILEYVGPLVNPSAQEKPLTTALREIHHDMLEYSEQ is encoded by the coding sequence GTGGCTGCTTCCGGTGATGAGACCAAGACCTCATCCGCACCGCTGTACGACACCCCGGTGGGCATTACCAACCCGCCGATCGACGAGCTGCTCGAGCGCGCCTCGAGCAAGTACTCGCTGGTGATCTTCGCAGCAAAGCGTGCACGTCAGATCAACGACTACTACAACCAGTTTGCCGACGGCATCCTGGAGTACGTCGGCCCGCTCGTGAACCCCTCCGCGCAGGAGAAGCCGCTCACCACGGCCCTGCGCGAGATCCACCATGACATGTTGGAATACTCCGAGCAGTAA
- a CDS encoding RsmB/NOP family class I SAM-dependent RNA methyltransferase, translating to MSDDNRKRAGSGSGGRHGPKKQGSGPSRGNSSKGRGGERGRGGDRSHRQDRQRGGASTGRQPQLKDPRAVALDLLTSVRERGAYANLELPSLLRKAKLDERDTSLATELSYGTTRAQGQLDRIIAKAAGRSPAKIDAEALDVLRLGAYQLLYTRVAQHAAVDTTVELAKREGLIRAAGFINAVMHKITAHDLAGWTQILQQGITDPFERMAIGTAHPEWIVRAFANALGKDAAELPQLLAADDARPKVHLAARPGAITAEELALITGGDEAELSPYAVHLPSGSPGELEPVKEHLAAVQDEGSQLVALAAANMPLEGEDSGRWLDLCAGPGGKATMLGALADIAGAEVTAIEVAAHRAKLVEGATDGLPVRVKVADGRKPGLEPGFDRVLVDAPCTGLGALRRRPESRWRRSPDDVTELTALQKELLASALELVRPGGVVVYATCSPHLPETVSVVNDAVRRHSAELLDVREGLPEALAGEEGPWVQLWPHRHGTDAMFMCALRRSDA from the coding sequence ATGAGCGACGACAATCGCAAGCGCGCCGGCAGCGGTTCCGGCGGCAGACATGGTCCGAAGAAGCAGGGCTCCGGGCCCAGTCGCGGAAATTCTTCGAAGGGGCGGGGTGGGGAACGCGGACGCGGAGGCGACCGCTCGCACCGTCAAGATCGACAGCGGGGCGGCGCGAGCACCGGTCGGCAACCGCAGCTCAAAGATCCCCGCGCCGTGGCGCTTGACCTTCTCACGTCCGTACGCGAACGCGGCGCATACGCCAATCTCGAACTTCCCTCGCTGCTTCGCAAGGCAAAGCTCGACGAGCGCGATACCTCGCTGGCCACCGAATTGTCCTACGGCACGACGCGCGCACAAGGACAGCTGGACCGAATCATCGCCAAGGCGGCAGGACGCTCGCCGGCGAAGATCGACGCGGAGGCTCTCGACGTGCTGCGTCTCGGCGCCTACCAGCTCCTCTACACCCGTGTAGCCCAACATGCGGCAGTCGATACAACCGTAGAGCTCGCGAAGCGTGAAGGGCTCATTCGCGCGGCCGGGTTCATCAACGCCGTAATGCACAAGATCACCGCCCACGACCTGGCCGGCTGGACGCAGATCCTGCAGCAGGGGATCACAGATCCATTTGAGCGTATGGCTATCGGAACCGCGCATCCGGAGTGGATCGTGCGCGCCTTCGCCAATGCGCTCGGGAAGGACGCAGCGGAGCTTCCTCAGCTTCTCGCTGCGGATGACGCGCGTCCGAAGGTGCACCTCGCCGCACGTCCCGGCGCGATCACCGCCGAGGAACTGGCGCTCATCACCGGTGGGGACGAAGCGGAACTGTCGCCGTACGCGGTTCATCTTCCCTCGGGATCCCCTGGCGAACTCGAGCCTGTGAAAGAGCACCTCGCCGCGGTACAGGACGAAGGCAGCCAGCTGGTCGCGCTCGCCGCGGCGAACATGCCGCTGGAGGGCGAGGATTCCGGCCGGTGGCTCGACCTGTGTGCCGGGCCTGGCGGCAAGGCGACGATGCTTGGTGCGCTCGCCGATATCGCCGGCGCCGAGGTCACCGCGATCGAGGTCGCCGCACACCGCGCCAAGCTCGTCGAAGGTGCCACCGACGGGCTACCCGTTCGGGTGAAGGTCGCCGATGGGCGCAAGCCGGGCCTGGAGCCCGGTTTCGACAGGGTGCTCGTCGACGCCCCGTGCACCGGACTCGGCGCGCTGCGGCGTCGTCCGGAGTCCCGCTGGCGCCGATCCCCGGACGACGTGACCGAGCTGACGGCTCTGCAAAAGGAATTGCTCGCGAGCGCGCTCGAGCTCGTGCGCCCGGGCGGGGTCGTCGTATACGCCACCTGTTCTCCGCACCTGCCGGAGACGGTCTCCGTGGTGAATGACGCCGTCCGGCGTCATTCTGCGGAGCTCCTCGACGTACGCGAGGGCCTTCCCGAGGCGCTTGCGGGCGAAGAGGGCCCCTGGGTCCAGCTGTGGCCGCACCGCCACGGCACCGACGCGATGTTCATGTGTGCGCTGCGGCGCTCCGACGCCTAA
- the ribD gene encoding bifunctional diaminohydroxyphosphoribosylaminopyrimidine deaminase/5-amino-6-(5-phosphoribosylamino)uracil reductase RibD produces MSSGSRPPKAVRERFAPYMDLAARTAEGKWGTTRPNPTVGAVVLDADGNIVATGSTEPAGGRHAEVVALDEAGDRARGGAIVVTLEPCNHTGRTGPCAERILDEGLATVVYAVADPNPVASGGADRLAAAGLDVYGDVGMTADGRGADVLRGPLGSWYHLARTGLPQVTWKYAASLDGRSAAEDGTSQWITGPEARTHTLARRSHHDAIVVGTGTTIADDPSLTARDAEGRPLERQPLRCVMGETEVPDGARVRGEDGRFLHLQTRDPLTAIRTIASAAGPGGESVLLEGGPHLAGAFMQAGMVDRIEAYIAPALLGAGTSALIGAGVDTIGQAHRFTIETVEMIGSDLFAVLTPRLRIPIEQREG; encoded by the coding sequence ATGTCCTCAGGATCCCGTCCGCCGAAAGCCGTGCGGGAGCGTTTCGCGCCGTACATGGACCTGGCGGCGCGGACCGCCGAGGGGAAGTGGGGCACGACCCGGCCCAATCCGACCGTCGGCGCGGTCGTACTCGATGCAGACGGGAACATCGTCGCCACCGGCTCGACCGAACCGGCCGGCGGGCGCCACGCTGAGGTCGTCGCCCTCGACGAGGCGGGGGACCGCGCACGCGGCGGCGCCATCGTCGTCACGCTCGAGCCGTGCAACCACACCGGGCGCACCGGGCCGTGCGCGGAGCGCATTCTCGACGAAGGCCTGGCCACCGTGGTGTACGCGGTTGCCGACCCCAACCCCGTTGCCTCCGGCGGAGCCGATCGCCTCGCCGCCGCCGGGCTCGACGTGTACGGCGATGTCGGTATGACGGCGGACGGCCGCGGCGCCGATGTCCTTCGCGGCCCGCTGGGATCCTGGTATCACCTCGCCAGGACCGGGCTTCCGCAGGTCACCTGGAAATACGCGGCGTCCCTCGATGGCCGCTCCGCCGCCGAGGACGGCACCAGCCAGTGGATCACCGGCCCCGAAGCGCGGACGCATACCCTCGCGCGGCGCTCGCATCATGACGCGATCGTCGTCGGCACCGGCACAACGATCGCCGACGATCCGTCGCTCACGGCGCGCGACGCGGAGGGACGGCCGCTCGAGCGGCAACCACTGCGGTGCGTGATGGGGGAGACCGAGGTACCGGACGGTGCGCGCGTGCGGGGTGAGGACGGCCGATTCCTGCACTTACAAACCAGGGATCCGCTCACCGCGATTCGAACCATCGCCTCCGCCGCCGGGCCTGGCGGCGAATCCGTTCTCCTCGAGGGCGGCCCGCATCTCGCCGGAGCATTCATGCAGGCGGGGATGGTGGACCGGATCGAGGCCTACATCGCACCCGCCCTACTCGGAGCGGGCACGTCGGCGCTAATCGGGGCCGGGGTGGACACCATAGGGCAGGCGCACAGGTTTACCATCGAAACCGTAGAAATGATCGGATCGGACCTGTTCGCGGTACTCACACCGCGCCTGCGGATACCGATCGAGCAAAGGGAAGGATGA